The following proteins are co-located in the Pochonia chlamydosporia 170 chromosome 6, whole genome shotgun sequence genome:
- a CDS encoding acid protease B (similar to Metarhizium acridum CQMa 102 XP_007808530.1) has translation MKFVSNLLIAVSASCALAAPGPRRRHISGPYPLTKDSTNLAGRQNVQQPWAGAVQEGEGFGYVTGIVKVPSITGQPSNYAVSAWVGIDGMNCRNAILQTGLSFYGDGSIDPWYEWWPAWSYTYANPAFRVSAGDEVRMTVNAWTTTSGNSTLENLTTGQTVVQTFSNQAALCNTDAEFVLEDFGDGNGGHVPLVNFGEIDIYNTSAYGRNGWVNAQGANIVNLEIDGRVRSSCGSNANGVRCDYLS, from the coding sequence ATGAAGTTTGTTTCCAACCTCCTCATAGCCGTATCCGCTTCTTGCGCCCTGGCAGCACCAGGcccaagacgacgacacaTCAGCGGCCCCTATCCTTTAACCAAAGACTCCACCAATCTTGCTGGTCGCCAGAACGTCCAACAACCTTGGGCCGGTGCTGTCCAAGAAGGCGAAGGCTTCGGCTACGTCACCGGCATAGTCAAAGTGCCCAGCATCACCGGCCAGCCATCTAACTACGCTGTCTCAGCGTGGGTGGGCATCGACGGCATGAACTGCCGGAACGCCATTCTCCAGACGGGCCTGAGCTTCTACGGCGACGGCAGCATCGACCCCTGGTACGAGTGGTGGCCCGCCTGGTCTTATACGTATGCGAACCCTGCGTTTCGCGTATCTGCCGGCGATGAAGTCCGCATGACGGTAAATGCCTGGACCACCACCTCGGGGAACTCTACGCTGGAAAACCTGACGACGGGCCAGACGGTTGTTCAGACGTTTTCTAACCAGGCGGCTCTTTGTAATACTGATGCCGAGTTTGTGCTGGAGGACTTTGGGGACGGCAATGGAGGCCATGTGCCGCTGGTTAATTTTGGCGAGATTGACATTTATAATACTTCTGCGTATGGGAGGAATGGGTGGGTGAATGCCCAAGGAGCCAATATTGTGAATCTTGAGATTGATGGCAGGGTACGATCGAGCTGTGGTTCAAACGCTAATGGTGTTCGATGTGACTATCTTTCGTAG
- a CDS encoding pantetheine-phosphate adenylyltransferase family protein (similar to Metarhizium acridum CQMa 102 XP_007808702.1), with protein MPARPPSLLLLPSPPEPANADVVRAAYRGTLASVISRLSKQNQPNTTRDVAPVLVVAVSSPILTKPNSESKTRSVYWERSQSLVAELYSLIVSICAEQCIASDLEADDPGAVDVRIILVDHDPSCTTEYKPGPDGSFAPNNTVVPDLATFASEVHPWKYIFHPSSEPGYQLQADYLRYAGGKQKLLQSQLIGVDGGLSLSKPAAASSQAVTVDGRQIKDSAKSYTTVCLGGTFDHLHPGHKLFLHAAILLLNLQESTSTPANSPRCELVIGISSDELLAKKKYAEQLQSWEVRSRSVISFLSTLLNWSTTLTTETKAVQAETKELHATFRNGAILVRCVDFHDIYGPTVKQESIQALVVSGETRSGGKAVNDKRHSQGWHLLDVYEIDVLGAQGNTTTDNFESKISSTEIRKQKAQRPAESL; from the coding sequence ATGCCTGCAAGACCCCCatctctcctcctcctcccgtcTCCTCCAGAACCCGCAAATGCAGACGTAGTTCGAGCAGCTTACCGAGGTACTCTCGCATCGGTTATATCTCGTCTTTCGAAACAAAACCAGCCAAATACTACTCGCGATGTAGCGCCTGTATTAGTCGTCGCCGTTTCGTCACCAATCTTGACTAAACCGAATTCTGAAAGCAAGACCCGATCCGTATACTGGGAACGTTCGCAATCACTGGTCGCTGAGCTCTACTCTCTGATAGTGTCAATATGTGCGGAACAGTGCATTGCAAGCGATTTGGAGGCAGACGATCCTGGTGCTGTCGACGTCCGCATCATTCTTGTTGACCATGATCCGTCATGTACTACAGAATATAAACCCGGCCCAGACGGGTCCTTTGCGCCAAATAATACTGTTGTCCCGGACTTGGCCACTTTTGCTTCAGAGGTCCATCCATGGAAATACATATTTCATCCAAGCAGTGAACCTGGCTATCAGCTCCAGGCAGACTATCTCCGATATGCAGGAGGGAAGCAAAAACTACTCCAGAGCCAACTcattggcgttgacggcGGACTCAGTTTATCAAAACCGGCGGCGGCGTCTTCACAAGCAGTCACAGTTGATGGGCGGCAAATAAAAGACTCGGCCAAGAGTTACACCACAGTTTGTCTCGGGGGCACATTTGACCATCTGCATCCCGGCCACAAACTATTCCTCCATGCCGCCATACTCCTCCTAAACCTGCAAGAAAGCACAAGCACGCCTGCGAACAGCCCGCGATGCGAACTTGTCATCGGAATTTCCAGCGATGAACTACTCGCAAAGAAAAAGTATGCCGAGCAGCTTCAGTCCTGGGAAGTCCGTTCTCGCTCCGTCATCAGCTTCCTCTCCACCCTGCTCAACTGGTCTACAACCTTGACCACAGAAACCAAGGCCGTACAGGCAGAAACTAAGGAACTGCACGCTACATTCCGGAACGGTGCGATTTTGGTGCGCTGTGTTGACTTTCACGACATATATGGGCCAACGGTCAAACAAGAGTCCATTCAGGCGTTGGTCGTGTCTGGAGAGACTCGGAGCGGCGGCAAAGCTGTGAATGACAAGAGGCACAGCCAAGGATGGCATCTCCTAGATGTTTACGAAATCGATGTCCTGGGTGCCCAGGGCAACACGACGACCGATAACTTTGAGAGCAAAATCAGCAGCACGGAGATTCGGAAGCAAAAGGCGCAGAGGCCTGCAGAGTCCTTGTAA
- a CDS encoding aminopeptidase 2 (similar to Aspergillus terreus NIH2624 XP_001214491.1) gives MCRAQAGVDQTGGGAAPGSTHGRELLPANVIPRHYHVTLEPDFNKLTFDGTVVIDLDVAEDSNSVSLNTLELDIHSSKVSANGQTVSSAPKISYDEPTQTSKFEFDGSLAKGSKAQLEVKFTGQLNDKMAGFYRSTFKRDDGTEGTLACSQMEPTDCRRAFPCFDEPALKAKFTVTLIADKNLTCLSNMDVEKEEDVQSTISNTTKKAVHFNTSPLMSTYLVAFVVGELNYVESTDFRVPVRVYAPPGQDIEHGRFSLNLAVRTLEFYEKVFGIEFPLPKMDQVAIPDFAQGAMENWGLVTYRVVDLLLDEKTSGAATKERVAEVVQHELAHQWFGNLVTMDWWEGLWLNEGFATWTSWYSSNVFYPEWKVWENYVTDNLQSALSLDSLRSSHPIEVPVKRADEINQIFDAISYSKGSCVLRMVSTYLGEETFLEGVRQYLKKHAYGNTQTGDLWDSLSAVSGKPVHEVMQAWTKEVGYPVLTVSEDADNSSIHVKQNRFLRTGDAKPEDDKILYPVFLGLRTKDGVDGQIALNEREKDFKVPSTDFFKLNANHTGIFRTSYSPARLEKLGQAAKDGLLSVEDRAGMIADAGALATSGYQKTSGVLNLLKGFDSETEFVVWNEIIARLGAIQSAWVFEDAAITDGLKAFQRDLLSPKAHKMGWEFSENDGHIEQQFKALLFESAGLSGDQKIIDASKDMFNRFMAGDKAAIHPNIRKSVFAISLRYGGTEEYDKILDFYRSTSGSDERNTCLRSFGRAKQPELIKRTLSLLFSSDVKDQDVYMPIIGLRTHAEGIEALYEWMEENWDLLCKKLPPGLSMLGSVVNIMTSGFTSQKQLDRVDKFFESKNTNGYDQSLAQSRDGIRSKIAWLSRDKDDVAAWVKANGYSK, from the exons ATGTGCAGAGCTCAGGCTGGTGTCGACCAGactggcggtggtgctgctCCCGGCAGCACCCATGGCCGCGAGCTGCTTCCTGCCAATGTCATTCCTCGCCATTACCATGTTACTCTCGAGCCCGACTTTAACAAGCTGACCTTTGACGGTACCGTTGTCATTGATCTGGACGTTGCCGAGGACTCCAACTCGGTGTCGCTCAATACTCTTGAGCTCGACATCCACAGCTCCAAGGTTTCTGCCAACGGCCAGACTGTCAGCTCCGCCCCCAAGATTTCCTACGATGAGCCCACTCAGACCAGCAAATTTGAATTCGACGGCTCTCTTGCCAAGGGTTCCAAGGCCCAACTCGAGGTCAAGTTCACGGGTCAGCTCAACGACAAGATGGCCGGCTTCTACCGGTCCACATTCAAGCGCGACGACGGCACCGAAGGCACCCTTGCCTGCTCTCAGATGGAGCCTACAGACTGCCGCCGAGCTTTCCCCTGCTTCGATGAGCCTGCTCTCAAGGCCAAGTTCACCGTCACGCTCATTGCagacaagaacttgacctGCTTGAGTAAtatggatgttgagaaggaggaagatgttCAGTCCACCATCAGCAACACAACCAAGAAAGCCGTTCACTTCAATACCTCTCCTCTCATGTCCACCTATCTCGTAGcctttgttgttggtgagctGAATTATGTCGAGTCCACCGACTTTCGCGTTCCTGTCCGCGTCTATGCTCCCCCCGGCCAGGACATTGAGCACGGCCGGTTTTCTCTCAACCTTGCCGTCCGGACCCTTGAGTTTTACGAAAAGGTCTTTGGAATTGAGTTCCCTCTCCCGAAAATGGACCAGGTCGCCATTCCCGACTTTGCCCAAGGTGCAATGGAGAACTGGGGACTTGTTACCTACCGAGTTGTTGACTTGCTTCTCGACGAGAAGACCAGCGGCGCCGCTACAAAGGAGCGTGTGGCCGAGGTTGTCCAGCACGAATTGGCTCATCAGTGGTTCGGCAACCTCGTCACCATGGACTGGTGGGAGGGTCTCTGGTTGAATGAGGGTTTCGCTACTTGGACTTCCTGG TACTCCTCCAACGTATTCTACCCGGAGTGGAAGGTCTGGGAGAACTATGTTACCGACAATCTGCAGTCTGCTCTGTCGCTTGACTCTCTCCGCAGCTCCCACCCTATCGAGGTGCCCGTTAAGCGAGCCGACGAAATCAACCAGATCTTTGATGCAATCTCTTACTCCAAGGGCTCTTGTGTTCTTCGCATGGTTTCCACCTACCTTGGCGAGGAGACCTTCCTTGAGGGCGTCCGTCAATACTTGAAAAAGCACGCGTATGGTAACACCCAGACTGGTGACCTGTGGGACTCTCTGAGTGCTGTTAGCGGCAAGCCCGTCCACGAGGTCATGCAAGCATGGACCAAGGAAGTTGGGTATCCAGTCTTGACCGTGTCCGAAGATGCTGATAACAGCTCCATTCACGTCAAACAAAACAGATTCCTGCGAACCGGTGACGCCAAGCCCGAGGATGACAAGATTCTGTACCCTGTCTTCCTCGGTCTTCGCACCAAGGacggtgttgatggccagaTCGCTCTCAATGAGCGCGAGAAGGACTTCAAGGTTCCAAGCACCGATTTCTTCAAGCTGAATGCCAACCACACTGGTATTTTCCGCACCTCGTACTCTCCTGCTCGTCTGGAGAAACTTGGTCAAGCTGCCAAGGATGGCCTGCTGTCCGTTGAGGATCGCGCTGGTATgattgctgatgctggtgcgCTTGCCACTTCTGGCTACCAAAAGACTTCTGGTGTGCTCAACCTACTGAAGGGCTTCGACTCTGAAACCGAATTCGTTGTCTGGAACGAGATTATCGCTCGCCTGGGCGCCATCCAGAGCGCCTGGGTGTTTGAGGATGCGGCCATCACCGATGGTCTGAAGGCTTTCCAGCGTGACTTGCTGAGCCCCAAGGCACACAAAATGGGCTGGGAGTTCTCTGAAAACGACGGCCATATTGAGCAGCAGTTCAAGGCTCTGCTCTTTGAGAGCGCCGGCCTCAGCGGCGATCAGAAGATCATCGACGCCTCCAAGGACATGTTCAACAGGTTCATGGCCGGCGACAAGGCCGCCATCCACCCCAACATTCGCAAGAGCGTGTTTGCCATCTCTTTGCGATATGGCGGTACCGAAGAG TATGACAAAATCCTCGACTTTTATAGATCGACTTCTGGCTCCGACGAACGGAATACCTGTCTCCGCAGCTTCGGCCGTGCCAAGCAACCGGAGCTCATCAAGCGCACGCTCAGCCTTCTTTTCAGCTCTGATGTCAAGGACCAAGACGTGTACATGCCAATCATCGGCTTGCGCACTCATGCTGAGGGTATTGAGGCCTTGTACGAGTGGATGGAGGAGAACTGGGATCTTCTCTGCAAGAAGCTCCCTCCCGGTCTGTCCATGCTTGGCAGTGTAGTCAACATTATGACTTCTGGATTCACATCTCAGAAGCAGCTCGACAGGGTGGACAAGTTCTTCGAGTCCAAGAATACCAATGGATACGACCAATCGTTAGCTCAGAGCAGAGACGGCATCCGGTCCAAGATTGCATGGCTGTCGCGTGACAAGGACGATGTTGCTGCGTGGGTGAAGGCTAATGGGTACTCCAAGTAA